In the Candidatus Nitrospira nitrosa genome, one interval contains:
- a CDS encoding cytochrome c/FTR1 family iron permease — MQPFRFTAVLYCLAIMLLVAPPQGIARAEVSDGDKAQAIVHVLDYVGVDYPESVQNGQVIKQEEYAEQRDFAAQALTLLGQLSPVSEQEVLVQQARELLAHIEAKASGTVISTLANQLLVRVIEAWKLSVAPRQAPDLRRGETLFVQHCAACHGTQGKGDGPLAKGMDPAPRNFHDESRMRQRSLYGLYNTITLGVRGTPMRAFGELSEADRWALAFFAATLRADPVLVAKGEGFWLQGQGKADFQTLRTFVMTTPVQQASAGPSLDAVRAYLTQQPHALETGAHEPLAFSRLKLEETVFAYANGNQEGARRLAIAAYLEGVELVESALNNIDAPLRVEIEREMMALRTAIAEGSSVESVTARTTKIKILLDRASERLSGSNLSPNTAFVSSLLILLREGLESILIISTIIAFVVRTGRRDALPYIHVGWIGAVALGVVTWSFARYLLGISGANREVTEGLTALLAAAMLLYVGWWLHSRSNAQAWNRYVREQLNSALATRTLWTMAGLSFLVVYRELFEMILFYETLWSQAGAVGHSAVVWGIAIAAVLLVLIGGMILRYSVRLPIGPFFTVASTLLAVMAIIFVGNGIAALQAAGVLDVTNVRFFSLPLLGIHPTIQSLVPQALILALIAGGIWSNREKAD; from the coding sequence GAAGAGTATGCAGAGCAACGCGACTTTGCGGCCCAAGCCCTCACACTCCTCGGCCAGTTATCTCCTGTGTCTGAGCAAGAGGTGTTAGTGCAGCAGGCACGTGAGCTGTTGGCCCACATCGAGGCGAAGGCGTCAGGAACCGTGATTTCTACTCTTGCGAATCAGCTGCTCGTTCGCGTCATCGAAGCATGGAAGCTGAGCGTGGCGCCGCGTCAAGCTCCAGACCTTCGACGTGGTGAGACCTTGTTTGTGCAACACTGCGCTGCCTGCCACGGTACGCAGGGGAAGGGCGATGGGCCATTAGCCAAGGGAATGGACCCAGCTCCCCGTAACTTTCACGATGAGAGTCGGATGCGTCAGCGTAGCCTCTATGGGTTGTACAATACGATCACACTTGGTGTACGTGGTACGCCGATGCGCGCATTCGGGGAACTGTCCGAAGCAGACCGTTGGGCGTTGGCCTTCTTTGCCGCCACCCTGCGCGCCGATCCCGTTCTGGTGGCCAAGGGTGAGGGATTCTGGTTGCAAGGACAGGGGAAAGCAGATTTCCAGACCCTACGCACGTTCGTCATGACCACACCTGTCCAACAGGCTTCTGCCGGTCCATCGCTTGATGCCGTGCGTGCCTATCTTACACAGCAGCCGCATGCGCTGGAGACTGGAGCGCACGAACCATTGGCCTTCTCGCGCCTGAAGCTTGAAGAGACGGTGTTCGCCTATGCCAATGGTAACCAGGAAGGTGCTCGGCGCCTCGCCATCGCCGCCTATCTTGAAGGGGTTGAACTGGTCGAGTCGGCGCTGAACAATATTGATGCACCGCTGCGTGTGGAAATAGAGCGTGAAATGATGGCCCTTCGTACGGCTATTGCAGAGGGCTCAAGCGTCGAGTCCGTGACCGCGCGGACAACGAAGATCAAGATATTACTCGACCGTGCGTCGGAGAGACTTTCTGGCAGCAATTTATCTCCGAATACGGCATTCGTGAGTTCACTGTTGATCTTACTGCGCGAAGGGTTGGAATCGATTTTAATTATTTCGACCATCATCGCCTTCGTCGTCAGGACTGGCCGACGCGACGCACTCCCCTACATCCACGTCGGCTGGATCGGAGCCGTGGCGCTTGGCGTTGTGACCTGGAGCTTCGCCCGCTATCTGCTCGGCATTTCTGGTGCGAATCGTGAGGTAACGGAAGGCCTCACAGCATTGTTGGCCGCGGCCATGCTGCTCTACGTGGGATGGTGGTTACACAGCCGCTCGAACGCGCAGGCATGGAACCGCTATGTCCGAGAACAACTGAACAGTGCGTTGGCCACACGGACGCTCTGGACGATGGCCGGGCTTTCCTTCCTCGTCGTGTACCGAGAGTTGTTTGAGATGATTCTGTTCTATGAAACGTTATGGTCACAGGCCGGGGCAGTCGGGCACAGTGCGGTGGTCTGGGGCATCGCCATAGCAGCGGTGCTGTTGGTGCTGATCGGTGGTATGATTCTTCGCTATAGCGTACGTCTACCGATCGGACCGTTCTTCACCGTCGCTTCAACTCTCCTGGCGGTAATGGCCATCATCTTTGTTGGGAACGGCATCGCGGCGCTCCAGGCGGCAGGTGTTTTGGACGTGACGAATGTTCGTTTCTTCTCCCTCCCGCTATTGGGTATTCACCCGACCATACAAAGCCTTGTGCCGCAAGCACTGATACTCGCCCTAATCGCTGGTGGGATTTGGTCTAACCGAGAAAAAGCTGATTAG
- a CDS encoding gamma-glutamylcyclotransferase family protein produces MKFFLYGDLLNPSQLQRRAPEHQFLYRATLSDHTVRFCRWSSQWRCGLASIVPSQGEQAWGGVFELTDEDVNSMDQFEQDVPQGAYRHLQVTVLTEAGEKELVTTYAANPIGKFKPKDHYLDWVLKGLKQWKFPESVIQQWESYRPR; encoded by the coding sequence ATGAAGTTCTTTTTGTACGGTGATCTCCTCAATCCATCACAGCTCCAACGGCGAGCTCCGGAACATCAATTTCTGTACCGTGCGACGCTATCGGATCATACCGTCAGGTTTTGTCGATGGTCCTCGCAATGGCGCTGCGGACTCGCCAGCATCGTCCCTTCACAGGGTGAACAAGCATGGGGCGGCGTGTTCGAGTTAACCGATGAAGATGTGAACAGCATGGATCAGTTTGAGCAGGATGTCCCTCAAGGCGCCTACCGTCATCTCCAGGTGACAGTGTTGACCGAAGCAGGAGAAAAGGAACTGGTCACGACCTATGCCGCCAACCCAATCGGGAAATTCAAGCCAAAGGATCACTACCTTGATTGGGTGCTCAAAGGACTCAAACAGTGGAAATTCCCAGAGAGTGTCATTCAGCAATGGGAGTCATATAGGCCACGGTAA
- a CDS encoding (2Fe-2S) ferredoxin domain-containing protein, with amino-acid sequence MPKPKYHILVCTNSRPPGHPKPSCGSAGAAQLLMAFNMGLMQRAVPPGQVLVSATGCLGPCEQGPTVVVYPDNTWYSKVTEADVATILDEHVTKGTPAAQLNPDAVWK; translated from the coding sequence ATGCCAAAACCCAAATATCACATTCTTGTCTGCACGAATTCTCGTCCCCCTGGTCACCCTAAGCCCTCATGCGGATCAGCCGGAGCTGCACAACTGCTCATGGCCTTCAATATGGGCTTGATGCAGCGCGCGGTACCTCCAGGACAGGTCTTGGTGAGTGCGACTGGTTGCCTTGGTCCTTGTGAACAGGGTCCGACTGTGGTCGTCTACCCAGACAATACCTGGTACTCCAAAGTCACGGAAGCAGACGTCGCGACGATTCTCGATGAACACGTGACGAAGGGCACACCGGCGGCTCAACTCAACCCCGATGCGGTGTGGAAATAG
- a CDS encoding MogA/MoaB family molybdenum cofactor biosynthesis protein, with protein MTIPTVHEHKAHAPRSVGCMIITCSDTRMADTDSSGQLIQKLLKNQGHTVVEYHLVKDDPAQIQLWIARAMTNEAVHALIINGGTGVSRRDSTFEAVDAMLEKRLPGFGEIFRLLTYQEMGSAAIMSRATAGIIKGRCVFSIPGSEHAVKMAMDKLILPELGHLVQQLSK; from the coding sequence ATGACGATACCTACGGTTCATGAACACAAAGCCCATGCACCCCGATCAGTCGGATGCATGATTATTACCTGCAGCGACACGCGTATGGCCGATACGGACAGCAGCGGCCAGCTCATTCAAAAGCTACTCAAAAACCAGGGGCATACGGTTGTTGAATATCATCTCGTCAAAGACGATCCCGCGCAGATCCAACTATGGATCGCGCGGGCAATGACGAACGAGGCCGTCCACGCCTTGATCATCAATGGAGGGACTGGGGTTTCACGGAGAGACAGCACATTCGAAGCCGTTGATGCGATGCTGGAGAAACGGCTCCCCGGATTCGGTGAAATCTTTCGGCTCTTGACCTACCAAGAAATGGGATCGGCTGCCATTATGAGCCGAGCCACCGCCGGCATTATCAAAGGCCGGTGCGTCTTTTCCATACCCGGTTCTGAGCATGCTGTCAAAATGGCGATGGACAAACTCATCCTTCCAGAACTTGGCCACCTGGTGCAGCAACTCTCGAAGTAA
- a CDS encoding CBS domain-containing protein, whose product MSTVAQIMTKGPKTIGPKVSIASAAKAMRQRRVGSLFIKKGKQLVGIVTDTDIVRRAVASGKPLGKMTVEKIMTAPVCTIEGSASIDDAQSMMAELGVRHLGVSKNGEITGVISVRDVLSFYKRYAQSKISTEISYDEPKITQD is encoded by the coding sequence ATGTCTACCGTCGCACAAATCATGACAAAAGGGCCTAAAACGATCGGGCCCAAGGTATCCATCGCAAGTGCCGCCAAGGCGATGCGTCAGAGACGAGTCGGATCGTTGTTCATCAAAAAAGGAAAGCAGCTCGTGGGGATCGTCACGGATACCGATATTGTACGACGGGCTGTTGCATCGGGAAAACCATTAGGAAAAATGACAGTCGAGAAAATTATGACGGCGCCGGTGTGCACGATCGAGGGAAGTGCATCCATTGATGACGCCCAATCGATGATGGCTGAATTAGGCGTACGCCATCTTGGCGTCAGTAAGAACGGCGAGATTACCGGCGTGATCTCTGTACGTGACGTGTTGTCGTTTTATAAACGCTACGCGCAGTCAAAGATCTCTACAGAGATATCCTATGACGAACCGAAGATTACGCAGGACTAG
- a CDS encoding PhzF family phenazine biosynthesis protein has protein sequence MGEQRTLNFYQADVFTTQPFGGNPVAVFPEADGLKDDELQQIAREMNLSETVFVFPPIDPVAAARLRIFTPTQEIPFAGHPVLGTFYVLAHLKRIALKEGVTCLMQECNIGVFPIEVHSEQGRVVRVVMSQPKPEFLEPIKAVDEVYSVGRALGLPKPGVVETNWELQVVSTGLPVLIVPVRTLTAVRSIIPDASAITPVCERFGANGIMVFTTVTVESFTSVHARMFAPKIGILEDPATGSAAGALGAYLVHHGIVEVGPTTEILVEQGYEIDRPSRILVQVESDNDVIQGVKVGGHCVMVVEGTLRF, from the coding sequence ATGGGCGAACAACGGACACTGAACTTCTATCAGGCAGACGTGTTTACGACTCAACCGTTCGGGGGCAATCCAGTGGCGGTGTTCCCAGAGGCGGATGGACTGAAGGACGACGAACTACAGCAGATCGCCCGTGAAATGAATCTTTCGGAAACGGTATTTGTTTTTCCACCGATTGATCCTGTCGCAGCTGCACGATTACGGATCTTTACCCCAACACAGGAGATCCCGTTTGCCGGCCATCCGGTGCTGGGCACCTTCTATGTACTGGCCCATCTTAAACGGATTGCACTGAAAGAAGGTGTCACCTGCCTCATGCAGGAATGTAACATCGGCGTATTTCCTATTGAAGTGCACAGTGAGCAGGGGCGAGTTGTGCGGGTCGTGATGTCTCAGCCAAAGCCGGAGTTTCTCGAGCCAATTAAGGCGGTTGACGAGGTGTATTCGGTTGGTCGAGCGCTCGGCTTGCCGAAACCCGGAGTGGTCGAAACCAACTGGGAACTTCAGGTCGTCTCTACTGGCTTGCCGGTTTTGATCGTTCCGGTACGGACTCTCACGGCTGTACGATCGATCATTCCTGACGCATCTGCGATTACCCCTGTCTGCGAACGATTTGGCGCCAATGGGATCATGGTGTTCACGACAGTGACGGTCGAATCGTTCACCTCGGTCCATGCGCGGATGTTTGCGCCCAAAATCGGTATCTTGGAAGATCCTGCGACAGGGAGTGCTGCCGGTGCGTTGGGGGCCTACTTGGTTCACCATGGGATCGTTGAGGTGGGTCCCACTACGGAGATTCTCGTCGAGCAAGGCTATGAGATTGACCGACCTTCGAGGATTCTTGTCCAGGTGGAGTCGGACAATGATGTCATTCAAGGGGTCAAAGTCGGCGGGCATTGCGTGATGGTAGTGGAGGGTACGCTCCGATTTTAA
- a CDS encoding B12-binding domain-containing radical SAM protein, protein MSSNGLVQIDGLVPIKKEDRKKSKVMLLFPPEWVPTAPYLALPSLTAVLREAGHTVIQRDINIGMWDHFFSMEFLIWVKARLGMQLKGLQAKEKAGALTEQEMNQLAVVEQTYERDVFDLADRAEDAKQIVRGERFYQAEILEGALNTFRETMAYISAAYYPASLVFYPMESNLGYRPGVSKEVFACLEDEQVNVYRDLCNQLVLPEVAKEQPDVIGISIGTQMQLLAGLTFAKLIKESFPGIHVLVGGNIITRLQEDLVHHERFFTDVFDSAILYEGEHALLWLLEALNGQRPITSVPNLIYRDTSGLHRNSEVYTEKTQSLPLPDFDGMPLDRYFVPELIIPYLATRGCYWGRCTFCDHGQGYFDQYRGMPAQLVVDQIKTLRDKYQCRHFLFSDESYPPALFKKVSQLLVDQDVGIKWTTLIRFEESLQEQAMWDLAAKAGCCTLYYGMESANERVLNLMDKHAKKSVIQRNLEMAAKSGIWNHVMAFYGFPGETFEEAMETRQFVLENQPVIHSLELFYFVAYRHTPMVRHPEQFGITIHKQEEYDLPLDYYYTLNDPSTLSCLDAMQLCEEFYKRDFHPWAVRVNSREHVFLYISKYGTNQLPQIYAQQTQPVGSADGVSGLITWPVAQSSGDEGMSRVTSHEAS, encoded by the coding sequence ATGAGCAGTAACGGACTTGTACAAATCGACGGCTTGGTTCCGATCAAAAAAGAGGATCGGAAGAAGTCCAAGGTCATGTTGCTGTTTCCGCCTGAGTGGGTGCCGACGGCGCCGTACCTTGCGTTGCCTTCACTGACCGCTGTGCTGCGTGAAGCGGGCCACACGGTTATCCAACGCGATATTAATATCGGAATGTGGGACCACTTCTTCAGCATGGAGTTTTTGATCTGGGTGAAAGCTCGGTTAGGCATGCAGCTGAAAGGATTGCAAGCGAAAGAGAAGGCCGGTGCACTGACTGAACAAGAGATGAATCAACTCGCCGTGGTGGAGCAGACCTATGAGCGTGATGTGTTCGATCTCGCGGATCGAGCTGAAGACGCCAAGCAGATTGTTCGTGGCGAGCGATTCTACCAGGCTGAGATATTAGAAGGGGCGCTCAATACTTTCCGAGAAACGATGGCCTATATCTCTGCCGCCTACTATCCTGCCTCGCTCGTGTTCTATCCGATGGAAAGCAACCTCGGCTATCGCCCCGGTGTCTCGAAAGAAGTGTTTGCCTGTTTGGAGGATGAGCAGGTGAACGTCTATCGAGATCTCTGCAACCAATTGGTCCTCCCTGAAGTGGCCAAAGAACAGCCTGATGTCATCGGCATCTCCATCGGCACGCAGATGCAGTTACTGGCTGGACTCACCTTTGCGAAATTGATCAAGGAATCATTCCCGGGCATCCATGTATTGGTGGGCGGCAACATCATCACACGTCTTCAAGAAGACCTGGTGCATCATGAGCGATTCTTTACAGACGTGTTTGACTCCGCGATTCTCTATGAAGGGGAGCATGCGCTGCTGTGGCTACTTGAGGCATTGAATGGACAGCGACCTATCACGTCCGTACCCAACTTGATCTATCGAGATACATCGGGCCTTCACCGGAATTCAGAGGTCTATACTGAAAAGACGCAATCGCTGCCACTACCAGATTTTGATGGCATGCCGCTGGATCGCTACTTCGTTCCTGAACTGATTATTCCCTACTTGGCGACGCGTGGCTGTTACTGGGGACGGTGCACGTTCTGTGACCATGGGCAGGGTTACTTCGATCAGTATCGTGGAATGCCGGCTCAACTGGTGGTCGACCAGATCAAGACGCTACGAGATAAGTACCAGTGCCGACACTTTTTATTCAGCGACGAATCCTACCCACCGGCTTTGTTTAAGAAAGTGTCCCAGCTGTTGGTTGATCAGGATGTAGGGATCAAATGGACGACGCTCATTCGATTTGAAGAGTCACTGCAAGAGCAGGCCATGTGGGATCTCGCCGCCAAGGCCGGCTGTTGCACGCTTTACTATGGAATGGAGTCGGCCAATGAGCGTGTGTTGAATCTCATGGATAAGCATGCCAAGAAGAGCGTGATCCAGCGCAATCTGGAGATGGCGGCCAAGTCGGGGATTTGGAACCATGTGATGGCCTTCTACGGCTTCCCCGGTGAAACGTTCGAGGAGGCGATGGAGACCCGACAGTTCGTGCTGGAGAATCAGCCGGTCATTCATTCGCTGGAACTGTTCTATTTCGTGGCCTATCGTCATACGCCGATGGTGCGGCATCCTGAGCAATTCGGGATTACGATCCACAAGCAAGAGGAGTACGATCTCCCGCTCGATTACTACTACACCTTGAACGATCCGAGTACCTTATCGTGCCTCGATGCGATGCAGCTGTGCGAAGAATTCTATAAACGCGATTTTCACCCATGGGCCGTGCGGGTGAACTCACGCGAGCATGTATTTCTGTACATTTCAAAATACGGGACCAACCAGTTGCCGCAGATCTATGCGCAGCAGACGCAGCCTGTTGGATCAGCCGACGGGGTCTCCGGCTTGATTACCTGGCCGGTGGCACAATCGTCCGGTGATGAAGGAATGTCGCGAGTCACCAGCCACGAGGCTAGTTAA
- a CDS encoding B12-binding domain-containing radical SAM protein has translation MKVEYSKGNRASKELILLNRQQFESTSGRKMKVMLIFPPDWFPSEPYLSLPSLTAVLRQAGHTVIQKDINCEMWDWYFSEDFLKKVLRRVPQQLDRLRKLSKKRELSEAEIGVQLALCDISRPRMEKLIKEAEEAKQIIRSEEFYDVDKLEWSLQVFREVMSVASLVYFPARICMPPMETNLSYKVFVSSEVIDAVNDTQVNIYRDVFDHLVKPAIEREQPDVIGISIVLQQQMFSTMTFCALIKQHFPHIHITIGGNTVTRLRDVLPQSPLFQYFDSAVVYEGETAFVQLVSAVGAKRSLAEVPNTIYKDETGIHTSATSYAEDLATLPPPDFDGLPLEKYFVPTRILPYLATRGCYWGRCEFCDHGEGYTAGYRSKKIQDALVDIKYLRDKYGTTHFHFTDESYPPALFRKLTRGLIDSQMGIVWTTHMRFEKSLLDEAVWQDAKESGCKYLHFGYESGVERVLQLMDKATTAEVMTKHLKLTAEAGIWNHCMGFFGFPGETKEEAWQSVQFLEQNKDHVHSLGFGTFDLGRHNPVAKHPEKWGVTAYKNPEWDLALDYYYTVKNGMSIEEAERVFEQFERNHNPGWDLRLYTREYIFLYISRFGLDKLSKLQYTSVKTVGVTITLAGKM, from the coding sequence GTGAAAGTCGAGTATTCCAAGGGCAACCGCGCTTCCAAAGAGCTGATTCTCCTCAATCGCCAACAGTTTGAATCGACCAGCGGCCGGAAGATGAAAGTGATGCTGATCTTCCCGCCTGACTGGTTTCCCTCAGAGCCATACCTGTCCTTACCATCCCTTACCGCCGTGCTCCGCCAGGCCGGCCATACGGTGATTCAGAAAGACATCAACTGCGAGATGTGGGACTGGTACTTCAGTGAGGACTTTCTCAAGAAAGTTCTTCGCCGCGTACCGCAGCAACTCGACCGCTTGAGGAAGCTTTCAAAGAAGCGGGAGTTGAGCGAAGCCGAGATAGGCGTGCAGCTCGCGCTCTGCGATATCAGCCGTCCACGGATGGAAAAACTGATCAAGGAAGCTGAAGAGGCGAAGCAAATTATAAGAAGTGAAGAGTTCTATGATGTTGATAAGTTAGAGTGGTCACTTCAAGTATTTCGTGAAGTAATGTCTGTCGCCTCGCTCGTCTATTTCCCGGCGCGGATTTGCATGCCGCCGATGGAAACGAACCTGTCCTATAAGGTCTTTGTTTCGTCGGAAGTCATCGACGCGGTGAACGATACGCAGGTGAATATCTACCGCGATGTGTTTGATCATCTGGTGAAGCCGGCGATCGAGCGAGAGCAGCCGGATGTGATCGGTATCTCGATCGTCTTGCAGCAGCAGATGTTCTCGACCATGACGTTCTGTGCCCTCATCAAGCAGCACTTCCCTCACATCCACATCACGATCGGTGGCAATACAGTGACCCGGCTGCGCGATGTGCTACCCCAGTCGCCGCTGTTCCAGTACTTCGATAGTGCCGTGGTCTATGAAGGGGAGACCGCCTTCGTGCAGCTGGTCTCGGCGGTAGGGGCCAAGCGGAGTCTCGCCGAGGTCCCGAATACCATCTACAAGGACGAGACCGGTATCCACACCTCGGCCACGAGCTATGCGGAAGATCTGGCAACGTTGCCGCCTCCGGACTTCGATGGTCTCCCGCTTGAAAAGTATTTCGTGCCGACGAGGATTTTGCCCTATTTGGCGACGCGAGGCTGCTATTGGGGTCGCTGCGAGTTCTGTGACCATGGCGAAGGGTACACGGCCGGTTATCGGTCCAAGAAAATCCAGGATGCCCTCGTGGACATCAAGTATCTCCGCGACAAATACGGCACGACGCATTTCCATTTCACCGACGAGTCCTATCCACCGGCGCTGTTCCGCAAGCTCACGCGTGGATTGATTGATAGCCAGATGGGCATCGTCTGGACGACTCATATGCGGTTCGAGAAAAGCCTGTTGGATGAAGCGGTCTGGCAGGATGCAAAGGAATCGGGCTGCAAGTACCTCCACTTTGGTTATGAGTCCGGCGTCGAGCGCGTCTTACAGCTAATGGATAAGGCCACGACCGCTGAGGTGATGACCAAGCACCTCAAGCTGACAGCGGAGGCGGGGATCTGGAATCACTGCATGGGCTTTTTCGGATTTCCTGGAGAGACGAAGGAAGAAGCCTGGCAGTCGGTGCAGTTTCTTGAACAGAATAAGGATCATGTGCATTCGCTCGGGTTCGGGACGTTCGATCTCGGACGGCACAACCCAGTCGCGAAGCATCCGGAGAAATGGGGCGTAACGGCCTACAAGAATCCGGAGTGGGACTTGGCGCTGGATTACTACTACACCGTAAAGAACGGGATGAGTATTGAAGAAGCGGAGCGCGTGTTCGAACAATTCGAACGGAACCACAATCCCGGATGGGATCTACGGCTCTATACGCGCGAATACATCTTTCTCTATATCTCAAGATTTGGTTTAGATAAGCTATCAAAACTCCAGTATACATCAGTGAAAACTGTTGGTGTCACAATAACTCTCGCAGGGAAAATGTAA
- a CDS encoding type II toxin-antitoxin system HicA family toxin has product MKRKDLIRQLEASGCVLVRHGGNHDWYHNPTTKVSQPVPRHSEINEHLAKRILKIMSNS; this is encoded by the coding sequence GTGAAACGTAAAGATCTCATTCGACAGCTCGAAGCAAGTGGTTGCGTGCTTGTTCGCCATGGTGGGAATCACGATTGGTATCACAATCCCACCACCAAAGTTTCCCAGCCTGTTCCCCGCCACTCGGAGATTAATGAGCATCTTGCAAAGCGTATTCTCAAGATCATGAGCAATTCCTGA
- a CDS encoding HigA family addiction module antitoxin encodes MRMKNPPHPGLSVRHDCLEPLDFSITEGAKVLGVTRQALNNLVSSKAAISAEMAIRLEKAFGGGAKTLLRMQAAYVLA; translated from the coding sequence ATGCGCATGAAAAACCCACCCCACCCTGGTCTGTCCGTCCGACATGATTGTTTGGAACCACTCGACTTCTCCATTACCGAAGGGGCCAAGGTACTCGGTGTTACGCGGCAGGCCTTGAATAATCTGGTCAGTAGCAAGGCAGCCATTTCAGCTGAAATGGCGATTCGGCTGGAAAAGGCCTTTGGCGGTGGGGCCAAAACCTTGCTCCGGATGCAAGCCGCCTACGTTCTGGCGTAG
- a CDS encoding GIY-YIG nuclease family protein, with protein sequence MSGKSKKDRGLYSRTWSNGVTMWYVRCMIGGKYRRFGPLGSKELATEIYTKMKTLNSLGMPIPSEKPTLIFQTMPPIEFGECLYFIQSGTGGPVKIGYTKQLATRLKAIHKLNGGSVRFLGALAGTREDEKRFHEKYAGDRLHGEWFRLSPEILLFLCGVGMKPTIAVEATTEILSTFSLRPINREQKLNLLLPKTSEPQTS encoded by the coding sequence ATGAGCGGAAAATCAAAAAAAGACCGAGGTCTCTATTCGCGTACCTGGAGCAACGGGGTAACAATGTGGTACGTCCGATGTATGATCGGCGGGAAATACAGGAGATTTGGCCCATTGGGATCCAAAGAGCTTGCCACAGAGATCTACACCAAAATGAAGACGCTAAATAGCCTTGGTATGCCAATTCCCAGTGAAAAACCAACGCTCATCTTTCAAACGATGCCACCGATAGAATTCGGAGAATGTTTATATTTTATCCAGTCTGGGACAGGCGGACCGGTGAAGATTGGCTACACAAAGCAGCTTGCAACTCGTCTCAAAGCCATTCACAAGCTGAATGGTGGCAGCGTGCGGTTCCTTGGAGCTCTAGCGGGAACACGCGAGGATGAAAAACGTTTTCATGAGAAATATGCCGGAGATCGTCTTCATGGGGAATGGTTTCGATTAAGTCCAGAGATACTGTTGTTTTTATGCGGTGTTGGCATGAAGCCCACAATTGCCGTTGAAGCCACAACTGAAATACTTAGTACATTTTCGCTACGTCCGATCAATAGGGAGCAAAAACTCAACTTGCTTCTACCTAAGACATCGGAACCGCAAACTTCCTAG
- a CDS encoding glutathione peroxidase, with translation MSLYDIDLVTIDGTPQKMEVYRGKTLLIVNVASQCGFTPQYEGLQALYETFKERGFVVLGFPCNQFGQQEPSGEAEIEQFCSKNFSVTFPMFAKIDVNGANAHPLYQYLKSEKPGILGTEAIKWNFTKFLVGPDGTVLKRYAPSDKPETIQADLATKL, from the coding sequence ATGAGTCTCTACGATATCGACCTCGTCACGATTGACGGCACGCCGCAAAAGATGGAGGTCTACCGCGGCAAGACCTTGCTCATCGTGAATGTCGCGAGCCAGTGCGGCTTCACGCCGCAGTATGAGGGACTCCAGGCGCTCTACGAAACATTCAAAGAGCGGGGTTTCGTGGTGCTCGGGTTCCCCTGTAACCAGTTTGGACAGCAGGAGCCGAGCGGCGAGGCAGAGATAGAGCAATTCTGCTCCAAGAACTTCAGTGTCACCTTTCCGATGTTCGCCAAGATCGACGTCAACGGTGCGAACGCACACCCGCTCTACCAATATCTGAAATCAGAGAAGCCAGGGATTCTCGGAACCGAGGCGATCAAATGGAACTTCACCAAATTCCTCGTCGGTCCCGACGGCACGGTCCTGAAACGCTATGCGCCGAGTGATAAGCCGGAGACGATTCAAGCCGATCTGGCCACGAAGCTCTAG